One Endozoicomonas gorgoniicola DNA window includes the following coding sequences:
- a CDS encoding phospholipase D-like domain-containing protein: MIIIVDKGASNIEELKKWDRRIAHSACFTDLSGVYVACTSGGIFHSKGYLAKTSKYGEFYIGSMNLTNKGISGNEELVIEGSYTIGSREHSAYIAERFDEYVDYLIESKSQRVRDVQHSSSKEADDIRSLFLDGRIFYESNEQNPFRFNLQLPDELLKAESPLNQLLESKTSNSLNISALIADLQYGLGYELPQRNNSKAMWKRYCIQTCYGYWCPSEYQADLQVELNKKISANQPYYKALYTLVTEYSAPLYEKLKALISSLAGSLDHRHGQVDWVYLDKNKLDDAWKRWLENIHAKFQVSGYLDRLSCGIKNVATPDVWGNPNSVKDFETSIFESVIYELAKAGTKTTRNEPAYAFSVELDIDRESTADELRAKLTQFLSKNNRSIFIDEEEN; this comes from the coding sequence TTGATCATCATTGTTGATAAGGGTGCCTCAAACATTGAGGAGCTTAAGAAATGGGATCGGCGCATTGCTCATAGTGCCTGTTTTACTGACCTTTCAGGCGTATATGTTGCCTGTACATCCGGAGGTATTTTTCACAGTAAAGGCTACCTTGCAAAAACCAGTAAGTACGGGGAATTTTATATCGGTTCAATGAACCTGACCAACAAGGGTATTTCAGGTAATGAAGAGTTGGTTATAGAAGGTTCTTACACAATTGGGAGTCGCGAGCATTCAGCCTATATTGCCGAGCGCTTTGATGAGTATGTTGATTACCTTATCGAGAGTAAATCCCAGCGGGTGCGGGATGTTCAGCATTCATCCTCAAAAGAAGCGGATGATATTCGCAGCTTGTTTTTAGATGGTCGTATATTTTATGAATCCAATGAGCAGAACCCTTTTCGGTTCAATCTGCAGTTGCCTGATGAATTGCTAAAAGCTGAGTCGCCATTGAACCAATTGTTGGAAAGCAAAACCTCAAACTCATTAAATATTTCGGCTCTGATAGCTGACCTGCAATACGGTTTAGGCTATGAATTGCCTCAGAGAAATAACAGCAAGGCAATGTGGAAGCGATACTGTATACAAACCTGTTATGGGTACTGGTGCCCAAGCGAGTATCAAGCTGACTTGCAGGTAGAGCTGAATAAAAAAATATCAGCTAATCAGCCCTATTATAAAGCTCTGTATACGCTGGTTACTGAGTACTCAGCTCCTTTGTACGAGAAGCTTAAAGCTTTAATATCGAGCTTGGCGGGTTCATTAGATCATCGTCATGGTCAAGTGGACTGGGTTTATCTGGATAAGAATAAACTGGATGATGCGTGGAAGCGCTGGTTAGAGAATATCCATGCAAAGTTTCAGGTTTCAGGTTATCTCGACAGACTTTCATGTGGTATCAAGAATGTCGCAACACCTGATGTATGGGGTAATCCAAACTCAGTTAAAGACTTTGAAACCAGTATTTTCGAGTCGGTAATCTATGAACTGGCTAAGGCGGGCACAAAAACAACTCGCAATGAACCTGCTTATGCTTTTTCTGTCGAGCTTGATATTGATCGGGAAAGTACGGCGGATGAACTTAGAGCAAAGCTGACCCAGTTTTTAAGTAAAAACAATCGTTCTATTTTTATTGATGAAGAGGAAAACTGA
- a CDS encoding DEAD/DEAH box helicase family protein — MNNSLNFEMLRNRWPEWASLGATAESYVYSDPESCLVKLRNYIELIVRWLYRTERLPEGYRSSLYDLVSSHSFKSAMPEQIMMKLDAIRVHGNRAAHGDRIKAADASWLLKEAHIIGAWLYLRYAGGHADDFSRFTLPPKTEQAADQSLTKQQLKKQQEQLQKAKEELEVAQQREMSILRDLQQEKEKADEFQKRLESIRKQNEQVANVLEMNEAETRRRLIDSRLIAAGWDVAGDVQNTEEVTQEHPVKEQPTKTGDGYADYVLWDEKGKPLAVIEAKSTQHNAEKGRAQAKLYADWLEKEHGQRPVIFYTNGYDIYLWDDDSSNKSSTGYPPRKLFGFYSRESLQYLMQQRTTRKNLADVPKATDIAGRLYQIETITRVAERFTEKHRKSLVVQATGTGKTRVAIALTKLLLDARWAKRVLFLCDRKELRKQARNAYNEFINDPIYVVGKSDKKYQDNSRIFIATYPGMMNIMDQFDVGYFDLIIADESHRSIYNVYGDLFKYFDALQIGLTATPVDMVSRTTFGLFSCEGRIPTANYTLEDAIADDNLVPFEVVAHTTQFLREGIKKDNLSDEQIAELEEQGIDPNTLEFDAKSVDKAIYNKDTNRAIIRNLMENGLRDKDDQLPGKSIVFARNHNHAVLLQQLFDEMYPQFSGKFCQVIDNYDPRAEQLIDDFKGGTLDGKNSTNDELTIAISVDMLDTGIDVPEVVNLVFAKPVKSKVKFWQMIGRGTRLCKDLNGPGKDKKKFLIFDHWANFDYFGMEPEDVEQTPSKPLAQKRLEAWVELAKVAQKKFEKSTVSSVAEQLLNQIEALDENSIAVQEKWQSRARLSDRKLLEQFAPQTQQRLMDDIAPLMQWQDVRGQGDAIRFDMDIIAAQTTLYTSKDKTASIAANVITRLNALPPHLAQVQQHGDLINTLREPDWWQNASFGELENARKKLRGIMHLMEKGTTPPADPPVYTDITEDSSLIKSATQESKIKSVDFKLYRQQVQGALEPLFTSSPVLVKIRNGESVTELELDELTKLVLIQNPNVDIKVLKEFYPAATAGLDQILRTMVGMDSNAVAARFAEFAATHHLTSQQLRFLDMLKNHIRDFGTVEMKQLFEQPFTRIHGEGITGVFTDMTQVMAIKEIVDSFAVNTGEPAI, encoded by the coding sequence ATGAACAACTCTCTGAACTTTGAAATGCTCCGCAACCGCTGGCCGGAATGGGCCAGCCTTGGGGCAACGGCTGAAAGCTATGTTTACAGTGATCCGGAAAGCTGTCTGGTAAAACTTCGAAATTATATTGAGTTGATTGTTCGCTGGCTTTATCGCACAGAACGGTTGCCGGAAGGCTATCGCTCCAGCCTTTATGACCTTGTATCTTCCCATTCTTTTAAAAGTGCCATGCCTGAACAGATCATGATGAAGCTGGACGCTATTCGTGTTCATGGCAACCGGGCAGCCCATGGAGACAGGATTAAAGCCGCCGATGCCAGCTGGCTGCTGAAAGAAGCACACATTATTGGTGCCTGGCTCTATCTGCGTTACGCCGGTGGTCATGCGGATGATTTTTCCCGTTTCACCCTGCCGCCAAAAACAGAGCAGGCAGCAGACCAAAGCCTGACGAAGCAACAGCTTAAGAAGCAGCAGGAGCAGTTGCAGAAAGCCAAAGAAGAACTGGAAGTGGCGCAACAGCGGGAAATGAGCATCCTGCGAGACTTGCAGCAGGAAAAAGAAAAAGCCGACGAGTTCCAGAAGCGGCTTGAAAGCATTCGCAAACAAAACGAACAGGTTGCTAACGTTCTTGAAATGAACGAGGCAGAAACTCGACGTCGTTTAATTGATTCCCGCCTGATTGCTGCGGGTTGGGACGTTGCCGGGGATGTTCAGAATACAGAAGAAGTCACCCAGGAACATCCGGTCAAAGAGCAGCCCACCAAAACCGGTGATGGTTATGCTGACTATGTGCTGTGGGATGAAAAAGGTAAGCCGCTGGCTGTTATCGAAGCCAAAAGCACACAGCATAATGCAGAAAAAGGCCGGGCTCAGGCCAAACTGTATGCCGACTGGCTGGAAAAAGAACATGGCCAGCGTCCGGTTATTTTTTATACCAATGGTTATGACATCTACCTCTGGGACGACGACTCTTCAAATAAGAGCAGCACCGGCTACCCGCCTCGCAAGCTGTTTGGTTTCTACAGCAGGGAAAGCCTGCAATACCTGATGCAGCAGCGCACTACCCGAAAGAATCTGGCAGACGTACCAAAAGCAACGGATATTGCCGGACGACTCTACCAGATTGAAACCATCACTCGCGTAGCAGAACGCTTCACTGAAAAACATCGCAAGTCACTGGTCGTACAGGCAACGGGTACAGGTAAAACCCGGGTCGCTATTGCCCTGACCAAACTCCTGCTGGATGCCCGCTGGGCTAAACGGGTGCTGTTTCTCTGTGACCGAAAAGAGCTGCGCAAACAGGCTCGCAACGCTTACAACGAATTTATTAACGATCCGATCTACGTGGTGGGCAAGTCCGATAAGAAATATCAGGATAACTCACGCATTTTTATTGCCACTTACCCGGGCATGATGAACATCATGGATCAGTTCGATGTGGGCTATTTTGACCTGATCATTGCCGACGAATCCCACCGTTCCATCTACAACGTGTACGGTGACCTGTTCAAATACTTCGATGCCCTGCAAATCGGCCTGACCGCAACACCGGTCGATATGGTCAGCCGAACCACCTTTGGTCTGTTCAGCTGTGAAGGTCGCATTCCTACAGCTAACTACACGCTGGAAGATGCCATTGCCGACGACAACCTGGTGCCTTTTGAAGTGGTTGCCCATACCACCCAGTTTCTGCGGGAAGGCATTAAAAAAGACAACCTTTCCGATGAGCAAATTGCCGAGCTGGAAGAACAGGGCATCGACCCGAATACACTGGAATTTGATGCCAAATCGGTCGACAAGGCGATCTACAACAAGGACACCAACCGCGCCATTATCCGCAACCTGATGGAAAACGGTCTGAGGGATAAAGACGACCAGCTCCCCGGCAAGAGCATTGTATTCGCCCGTAACCATAACCATGCGGTGTTGCTGCAACAGTTGTTTGATGAAATGTATCCGCAGTTCTCCGGCAAGTTCTGCCAGGTCATTGATAATTACGATCCAAGGGCTGAACAGCTGATTGATGATTTTAAAGGCGGTACTCTTGATGGAAAGAATTCAACCAACGATGAACTCACCATCGCCATCTCCGTAGATATGCTGGACACCGGTATCGACGTGCCGGAAGTGGTTAACCTGGTATTTGCCAAACCCGTAAAATCCAAAGTGAAATTCTGGCAGATGATTGGTCGGGGGACCCGCCTGTGCAAAGACCTTAACGGTCCCGGTAAGGATAAGAAAAAATTCCTGATCTTCGACCACTGGGCCAACTTCGATTATTTCGGAATGGAACCGGAAGATGTCGAGCAGACACCCTCCAAACCCCTTGCACAAAAACGACTGGAAGCCTGGGTTGAGCTGGCAAAGGTTGCCCAGAAAAAGTTTGAGAAAAGTACTGTCAGCAGCGTTGCAGAACAGCTGCTTAACCAGATAGAAGCACTGGATGAAAACTCCATTGCTGTTCAGGAAAAATGGCAGAGCCGGGCCAGGCTCAGCGACAGGAAACTTCTGGAACAGTTCGCTCCACAAACCCAGCAACGGTTAATGGACGACATTGCACCGCTAATGCAGTGGCAGGACGTACGTGGACAGGGCGACGCCATTCGTTTTGATATGGATATCATCGCTGCCCAGACCACCCTTTACACCAGCAAGGATAAGACAGCCTCCATTGCCGCCAATGTTATTACCAGGCTGAATGCCTTGCCGCCGCATCTGGCACAGGTACAGCAGCATGGCGACCTGATTAATACCCTGCGGGAACCTGACTGGTGGCAAAACGCCAGCTTTGGAGAACTGGAAAATGCCCGCAAAAAACTCCGGGGCATTATGCACCTGATGGAAAAAGGCACCACGCCTCCGGCTGATCCTCCGGTCTATACCGATATCACCGAAGACAGCAGCCTGATTAAGTCAGCCACACAGGAAAGCAAAATCAAGTCGGTAGACTTCAAGCTTTACCGTCAGCAAGTTCAGGGCGCACTGGAACCACTGTTCACCAGCAGCCCGGTATTGGTCAAAATTCGCAATGGCGAATCCGTTACCGAACTGGAGTTGGATGAACTAACAAAACTGGTTCTGATCCAGAATCCGAATGTGGATATCAAAGTACTGAAAGAGTTCTATCCGGCAGCAACAGCCGGACTGGATCAGATTCTGCGCACCATGGTGGGCATGGACAGCAACGCGGTTGCCGCACGCTTTGCAGAGTTTGCCGCTACCCATCACCTGACAAGCCAGCAGCTACGTTTTCTCGACATGCTCAAAAACCATATCCGTGATTTTGGCACCGTGGAAATGAAGCAGCTGTTTGAGCAACCGTTTACCCGCATCCATGGAGAAGGCATTACCGGCGTGTTTACGGATATGACGCAGGTGATGGCGATTAAGGAGATTGTCGATAGCTTTGCAGTAAACACAGGTGAGCCTGCTATCTAA
- a CDS encoding type I-F CRISPR-associated protein Csy2 — MPSSATSEPTSHYLVIKGMKVTRANAMPCPYLAGLPSMYGVVGMGRYLVNHALKGAGLVFDSIAVFVSVFSMSGSQQKYACHSLPDIRKHQDIRIITARDSWFTADIIVRVSSLQNKSVEDLNDWLERHRHLDALYKLRFCGGHVLFAGGCPSVMAVSASELSEVCRHLTGFIIADRIELCRSERRAGEDALDTVLRLIQGSRAEGHGWLVPLLVGFSPLELPVHRKNTRAALPHSYSEPVLGLGRLFSAQAVQSDLGINEPFFWKPNPERKFVVFGSI; from the coding sequence ATGCCATCATCGGCTACCTCCGAACCCACTAGCCATTATCTGGTCATCAAAGGTATGAAAGTTACCAGAGCTAATGCAATGCCTTGCCCGTATTTGGCAGGATTGCCTTCGATGTATGGTGTAGTAGGTATGGGACGATATCTGGTTAACCATGCATTGAAGGGGGCCGGGCTGGTGTTTGATTCCATCGCTGTATTTGTGAGTGTCTTTTCCATGTCTGGCAGTCAACAGAAATATGCCTGCCATTCACTGCCGGATATCCGTAAACATCAGGATATTCGAATTATTACGGCCCGTGATAGCTGGTTTACAGCAGACATTATTGTGCGAGTAAGCTCATTGCAAAATAAATCAGTTGAGGATCTTAATGACTGGCTGGAAAGGCATCGCCATCTCGACGCACTTTACAAACTTAGATTCTGCGGGGGACATGTTCTTTTTGCAGGAGGTTGTCCCAGTGTAATGGCTGTTTCCGCCAGCGAGTTATCAGAAGTCTGTCGTCATCTGACGGGTTTTATCATTGCTGACCGGATTGAACTCTGTCGTTCAGAGAGGCGAGCCGGTGAGGATGCGCTTGATACTGTGCTCAGACTTATTCAGGGGAGCAGGGCTGAAGGTCACGGCTGGCTGGTGCCTCTATTGGTTGGCTTTAGTCCCTTGGAATTACCTGTGCATCGAAAAAATACAAGGGCTGCGTTACCGCATAGCTACTCAGAACCCGTTCTGGGGTTGGGGCGGTTGTTTTCAGCCCAGGCTGTTCAATCGGACCTGGGCATCAATGAGCCTTTTTTTTGGAAGCCAAATCCTGAGAGAAAATTTGTTGTTTTTGGCTCCATATGA
- a CDS encoding type I-F CRISPR-associated protein Cas7f/Csy3: MASPNQLNFERSLEIGCGYLYSRCSETGRNWTLHVQPPRNFKGPPGDFASLSGSNEQNLDTPNIHRSEFIRNEPGDTLRVVFEGIILNNAFSPKTSDLSAKQELLELLDTYRDKGGFEQLARLILCSLLNFRWLRRNNKTYQFRRQLTFKTHHFKHIFTLPDWLELPNLADIKLSSPDAIQECIEFIATCLYKPNVDRWFKVYAELYTGRGLNIFPSQEMHIDKKNNDADKKHSEGRTFLKGIDPETGRRNIPLLDERHILYALYTFDSSYAEEESLELINVNPSGFVEIEGKHYRDYRLGNCIFNYQERLKSLTKELQEINDPAKIPNKMHYVVGCYTKGGLFGQKNE; encoded by the coding sequence ATGGCTTCACCCAACCAGCTGAATTTTGAGCGTAGTCTTGAGATAGGCTGTGGCTATCTTTACTCAAGGTGTTCAGAAACTGGGAGGAACTGGACTTTACATGTCCAGCCGCCCCGCAATTTTAAAGGGCCTCCCGGGGACTTTGCTTCGTTGTCTGGTAGTAATGAACAAAATCTCGATACGCCCAATATTCACCGGTCTGAGTTTATCCGTAATGAACCAGGAGACACTCTTCGAGTGGTATTTGAGGGAATCATTTTAAATAATGCCTTTTCTCCAAAAACTTCTGATCTAAGTGCAAAACAAGAGCTCCTCGAGCTTCTGGATACTTACAGGGATAAAGGCGGTTTTGAGCAGCTAGCACGACTCATTCTGTGTAGCCTATTAAATTTCCGCTGGCTACGTAGGAATAATAAAACCTATCAGTTCAGAAGGCAGCTCACATTTAAAACTCATCATTTCAAGCATATTTTCACGTTGCCAGATTGGCTGGAATTGCCTAACCTGGCTGATATAAAGCTATCCTCTCCCGATGCTATACAGGAATGCATAGAATTTATTGCAACCTGCTTGTACAAACCGAATGTTGATCGCTGGTTTAAAGTCTATGCCGAGCTCTACACAGGTAGAGGGTTGAACATTTTTCCCAGTCAGGAAATGCATATTGATAAGAAAAATAACGATGCTGATAAGAAACATAGTGAAGGTAGAACTTTTCTTAAAGGCATTGATCCAGAAACAGGCCGAAGAAATATTCCACTACTGGATGAACGGCATATTTTGTATGCCCTATACACATTTGACTCATCTTATGCTGAAGAAGAGAGCCTTGAACTCATTAATGTGAACCCTAGTGGTTTTGTGGAAATAGAGGGAAAACACTATAGAGACTACCGTCTCGGAAACTGCATTTTTAACTATCAAGAACGACTGAAATCATTGACTAAAGAGCTGCAAGAAATCAATGATCCGGCAAAAATTCCTAATAAAATGCACTATGTTGTTGGCTGCTACACCAAGGGCGGTCTTTTTGGTCAGAAAAATGAGTGA
- a CDS encoding type I-F CRISPR-associated endoribonuclease Cas6/Csy4, whose product MNKRYFIELFQPESPDELRSFHEQILKAIHDQSEPFEDPLTGAHYRSWIGLSFSLFGQLQQYVEPGVIDETLRLYFAKKHPGLYIGCVVHCVSAIVSTLERIICSDGFRNLTENGCVISDIQPVPDGCPEAVCRRDRRLDKMSEHYKSKTLRRFIVGSQSLPYDPPAITEPLPAICNISSNGKRKPVYIEQSLSPSSDAGKGWFTMYGLSRRGSSVPLIPVQNTLFFEQQEKAG is encoded by the coding sequence ATGAACAAACGATATTTTATTGAGTTGTTTCAACCAGAATCGCCCGATGAGCTACGGTCGTTTCATGAGCAGATATTAAAGGCTATCCACGACCAGTCCGAACCCTTTGAGGACCCTCTGACAGGTGCACACTACCGTTCATGGATTGGCTTGTCATTTTCCTTATTTGGGCAGCTGCAACAGTATGTAGAACCAGGTGTGATTGATGAGACCCTTCGGTTGTATTTTGCAAAAAAGCACCCCGGTTTATATATTGGCTGTGTCGTTCATTGTGTATCTGCAATCGTGAGTACTCTTGAACGAATCATTTGTTCAGATGGTTTTAGAAACCTGACTGAAAACGGCTGTGTTATTTCTGACATTCAGCCAGTACCAGACGGCTGCCCAGAAGCTGTCTGTAGAAGGGACAGAAGGCTGGATAAAATGTCTGAGCACTATAAAAGTAAAACTCTGCGTAGATTTATCGTGGGTTCTCAAAGTCTTCCCTATGATCCGCCTGCCATCACTGAGCCGCTGCCTGCCATTTGTAACATCAGTAGCAATGGCAAACGGAAGCCTGTTTATATTGAGCAAAGCTTATCCCCGTCCAGCGATGCCGGAAAGGGATGGTTCACAATGTACGGTCTATCCAGGCGGGGTTCGTCGGTGCCTCTGATTCCAGTACAAAATACTCTTTTTTTCGAGCAACAAGAGAAGGCTGGGTAA
- a CDS encoding lecithin retinol acyltransferase family protein translates to MIKGDHLVSQRLGYTHHGLYIGNGMVIHYSGFSELFDKGSIEKTTLEDFEQGSNSSVKNHLVSLYDANERIERAYSKLGEDSYNLIFNNCEHFVNWCFNGLKISSQVNNAAVTVVRFFLNLSG, encoded by the coding sequence ATGATAAAAGGCGATCATCTAGTTTCCCAAAGATTAGGTTACACCCACCATGGTTTGTATATAGGAAATGGAATGGTTATCCATTATTCAGGTTTTTCTGAATTATTTGACAAAGGCTCTATCGAAAAAACGACACTTGAAGACTTTGAACAAGGAAGCAATTCTTCGGTCAAAAATCATCTTGTGTCTCTTTACGATGCAAATGAACGAATAGAACGAGCTTATTCAAAGCTTGGAGAAGACTCATATAATCTTATCTTCAACAATTGTGAGCATTTTGTTAATTGGTGTTTCAACGGTCTTAAAATTAGCTCACAAGTTAATAATGCAGCTGTTACAGTTGTAAGGTTCTTCCTTAATTTAAGTGGGTGA
- a CDS encoding helix-turn-helix domain-containing protein: MEHNSKKSCKCSRCGKPCPGCDHVVQKWRHLDTCQFQTILVANVPRTKCPEHGVLATRVPWAEAGSRYTALFEALVIDWLKEATTQAVAQQMKLSWTAIDGIQQRAVKRGLERREAKPPKR; the protein is encoded by the coding sequence ATTGAGCATAATAGCAAAAAGTCCTGCAAATGTAGTCGTTGTGGCAAACCCTGCCCAGGTTGTGATCACGTTGTCCAGAAGTGGCGTCACCTTGATACATGCCAGTTTCAAACCATCCTTGTTGCCAATGTTCCCCGTACCAAGTGTCCTGAGCATGGTGTGCTGGCGACACGAGTTCCATGGGCTGAAGCTGGCTCTCGTTATACTGCGCTGTTTGAAGCACTGGTTATTGACTGGTTGAAAGAGGCTACAACCCAAGCAGTTGCACAACAGATGAAGCTTAGTTGGACTGCCATAGACGGTATTCAGCAACGCGCTGTAAAGCGTGGACTGGAGCGCAGGGAGGCAAAGCCACCGAAGCGATAG
- a CDS encoding ISL3 family transposase, whose protein sequence is MDCHRRYSATRCKAWTGAQGGKATEAIAVDVTSFQKRHEYVTVITDHLEGVVVHVADDSKSDSLNEYFDTLPEEQKNGIECVSMDMSKAYIKSVRKNVPEAELRIAFDKFHVAQSLGKAVNQVRIQENKTLLTQGVELLKGTRFDWLTNPENMSEEKWEAFEPLRNSTLKTARALAMREMAMSLWDYRSRAWAVKAWKRWLSWAQRCRLEPIKEVDRMVKEHLWGIVNAIVLNANNGRAEGINSKIQSLKSRACGYRSRERYNTAIYFHLGGLDLYPSGVNR, encoded by the coding sequence TTGGACTGCCATAGACGGTATTCAGCAACGCGCTGTAAAGCGTGGACTGGAGCGCAGGGAGGCAAAGCCACCGAAGCGATAGCGGTCGATGTAACCTCTTTTCAGAAACGGCATGAATATGTCACTGTCATCACGGATCATCTTGAAGGCGTTGTGGTACATGTTGCCGATGACAGTAAGAGTGACAGCCTCAATGAGTACTTTGATACCTTGCCTGAAGAGCAGAAAAACGGGATTGAGTGTGTATCAATGGACATGTCTAAGGCTTACATCAAGTCGGTCAGGAAAAATGTTCCCGAGGCTGAGCTACGGATAGCATTCGACAAATTTCATGTTGCACAGTCGCTTGGCAAAGCCGTTAATCAGGTACGCATACAAGAGAATAAAACTCTACTGACACAGGGTGTAGAACTTCTCAAAGGAACTCGCTTTGACTGGCTGACGAACCCTGAAAACATGTCTGAGGAAAAATGGGAAGCCTTTGAACCACTGAGGAACTCGACGTTGAAAACCGCCCGAGCCTTGGCTATGCGGGAGATGGCTATGTCGTTATGGGATTACAGGTCGAGAGCTTGGGCAGTCAAAGCCTGGAAGCGCTGGTTGAGTTGGGCGCAACGCTGTCGTCTCGAGCCGATCAAGGAGGTTGACAGAATGGTCAAGGAGCATTTGTGGGGGATAGTGAATGCTATTGTTCTCAATGCAAACAATGGGCGTGCGGAAGGTATCAACAGCAAAATCCAAAGTCTGAAGAGCCGCGCTTGCGGGTACAGAAGCCGGGAACGATACAATACAGCGATCTACTTTCATCTCGGAGGATTAGACTTGTATCCAAGCGGAGTGAATCGTTGA
- a CDS encoding AAA family ATPase codes for MRSRLSFGSPFLHRISSLEERFERSRFPFNIPAFENGINITLDSKVTMLVGENGSGKSTLLEAIAECCGFNPEGGNRDHYREQFEDRSELASALSLSWMPRTTEGFFLRAESFFNFATYIETASDLRAYGGKSLHKQSHGESFLALFENRFEQGFYILDEPEAALSPQRQLTFMSIINQLEVPGHAQFLIATHSPILLSYPGAKVISFDDGCIKEINYQDSSHYQLTKSFLEAPERYFRWLFEQKDDD; via the coding sequence ATGAGAAGCAGACTAAGCTTTGGCTCTCCTTTTCTGCATAGAATTTCCAGTCTTGAAGAACGGTTCGAGAGAAGTCGCTTTCCCTTCAATATCCCTGCTTTTGAGAATGGAATTAATATTACCCTTGATTCAAAAGTAACCATGCTGGTTGGCGAAAATGGTAGCGGGAAGTCCACGTTGCTGGAAGCCATAGCAGAGTGCTGTGGCTTCAACCCTGAAGGAGGGAATAGAGACCATTATAGGGAGCAATTCGAAGATCGTTCTGAATTGGCCAGTGCGCTCAGCTTATCATGGATGCCAAGGACTACAGAGGGGTTCTTTCTAAGGGCTGAAAGCTTTTTCAACTTCGCTACTTACATTGAAACGGCTTCAGACCTGCGTGCTTACGGGGGGAAGTCATTACACAAGCAATCACACGGTGAGTCCTTTCTGGCATTATTTGAAAACAGGTTTGAACAGGGGTTCTATATTCTCGACGAGCCGGAAGCCGCTCTTTCTCCACAAAGACAGCTCACATTCATGAGTATCATCAATCAACTGGAAGTTCCCGGTCATGCACAATTTCTGATTGCAACTCACTCTCCTATCCTGTTGAGCTATCCGGGTGCAAAAGTGATCAGTTTTGATGATGGCTGCATCAAAGAAATAAACTATCAGGACAGCAGTCACTACCAACTGACAAAGTCTTTCCTTGAAGCCCCGGAAAGGTATTTTCGCTGGTTATTTGAACAAAAGGATGATGACTGA
- a CDS encoding DUF4372 domain-containing protein, whose product MVDRHNGGHRIRTLSCWTQLVAMIFAQLPSRVSIRDLVENFETFFFLPPQ is encoded by the coding sequence CTGGTTGACCGTCATAATGGGGGGCACCGAATCAGAACTCTGTCATGCTGGACTCAGCTCGTCGCCATGATATTTGCACAACTGCCGAGTCGGGTTTCCATTCGGGATTTGGTTGAGAATTTTGAGACTTTTTTCTTTCTGCCGCCGCAGTAG
- a CDS encoding transposase domain-containing protein: METAKACDLEPYAYLKGVFTQLPSVKPSFSTYIRNKSLGTVDQELK; this comes from the coding sequence ATTGAAACCGCCAAGGCCTGTGACCTGGAACCCTATGCCTATCTGAAAGGGGTTTTTACTCAGTTGCCTTCTGTAAAACCGTCATTCAGCACCTATATCAGGAATAAATCTCTTGGTACGGTCGACCAAGAATTGA